ATCGCGACGGAAGCTCAGTTCACGCCAAAGACCGTCGAGACACACTACGAACGCGATAGAATGATGTTTCGTATCCGTGCTCGGGTCGATGCGAATGCATTGAAGAATCACGAAGCGGAGGTGCGTACCGGTCTGCCGGGGATGGCCTATGTGCGGCTCGACTCGAAGGCTAAATGGCCGCCGCAATTGCACAATGAAGGCATGCCGTGAACGAGTGGCAAGGAAATGTCGCCATTCTTTCGGGCATTGCGTTGGCCTACGGCAAGACGGCTGCGCTCGACGCGATCGATCTTGCCATTCCCGCCGGCATCATGGTCGGTTTCATCGGTCCTGACGGAGTCGGCAAATCCTCGCTCTTAAGCCTGGTTGCCGGAGCGCGCCGCATCCAGGAGGGCTATTTGACGGTCCTCGGTGAGGACATGGCCGCGGCCTCTCATCGCCGTGAGGTCTGTCCACAGATCGCCTATATGCCGCAAGGCTTAGGGCGCAATCTTTATGCCGACCTCAGCGTGCGCGAAAACATAGAGTTCTTTGGCCGCCTCTTCGGCCAAGCCGCCGCCGAGCGGGACATGCGGATGCGGATCCTGCTCGAAAGCACCGGCCTTGCGGACTTTGCGGACAGGCCGGCAAAGAATCTCTCCGGCGGCATGCGGCAGAAACTCGGCCTCTGCTGCTCGCTCATTCACGATCCCGATCTGCTTGTCCTCGACGAGCCGACGACCGGCGTCGATCCTTTGTCGCGGCGGCAGTTTTGGGATTTGATCGCCGGCATGCGGGTGCAGCGTCCGCGCCTGAGCGTTCTCGTCGCGACGGCCTATATGGAAGAAGCAGAGCGCTTCGATTGGCTCGTTGCCATGGACGCGGGCCGGGTGCTCGCAACGGGGACGCCGAGCGAACTCAAGGCCGCGACGGACACGTCGACGCTCGAAGATTGCTTTATCGCGCTCCTCCCGAAGGAACGTCGCCAGCAGCGGGGATTTATCGCGCCGCAGCCGCTCAAAGCCGACGGCGAGCCGGTGATCGTCGCGCGCGATCTCACTATGCGATTCGGCAATTTCACGGCTGTCGATCACGTCAGCTTTTCGATTGTGCGCGGCGAGATCTTCGGATTCGTGGGTTCGAACGGCAGCGGCAAAACGACGACGATGAAAATGCTCACCGGCCTGTTGCCGCCGACCTCGGGCGAAGCCTTGCTTTTCGGCCAATCGATCGATGTCGCGGCCCAAGAGGCGCGTTCTCGCGTCGGTTACATGTCGCAGAGCTTTTCGCTCTATACGGAACTGACCGTGCGGCAGAATCTCGATCTGCACGCGCATCTCTTTCAGTTGCCGAGAGCGCTGGCCGAGGCGCGAATCGAGGCGCTTGTCGCCGACTTTGGTCTTGTCGATTATGAGGACGAGGAGGCCGGGGCTCTGCCGCTGGGCATTCGCCAGCGCCTGTCGCTTGCTGTGGCGATCGTCCATGAGCCGGAGATTCTCATTCTCGACGAGCCGACGTCCGGCGTCGATCCCATCGCCCGCGACCAATTCTGGGAACACCTCATTGATTTGTCGCGCCGTCAGAGGGTGACGATCTTCGTCTCGACGCATTTTATGAATGAAGCGGCGCGCTGCGACCGCATAGCGCTGATGGATGCCGGGCGTGTGCTCGCGTCCGGGCGGCCGGAAGATCTCGTCAAATCGCAGAATGCCAAGGATCTCGAAGAGGCTTTCATTTCCTACCTTGAAGAGGCGAATGGCCGGCAGACCGCGCCACTCGATGATGCGCGTGCCGAGCCGCCGATGCGCGCAACCAAGCCAACAAACTTTGCGGCGCGGGCTGGGCTTGCGTTGCGGCGCCTCTCCGCCTGCACGATCAAGGAGACGCTCGAACTCCTGCGCGATCCGATCCGCATGGGATTTGCGCTGCTCGGCACGACCTTTCTGATGCTGATCTTCGGTACCGGGATTTCCTTCGACGTCGATAATCTGTCGTTTGCGGTTCTCGATTGGGACAATAGCCATGACAGCCGAGCCTATCTCGAAGAGTTGCGCGGCTCGCGCTATTTCAGCGAAAAGGCGCCTCTCGCCAACGAGGCGGATATGCAGCGGCGATTGCGCAGCGGCGACATCAGCGCGGCGATCGAAATCCCGCCTGGCTTCGGCCGCGACCTCAGGCGTGGTCGGCCGACGTCCATCGGCGCTTGGATCGATGGCGCCATGCCGTTCCGCGCGCAAACGATCAGGGGCTATCTGGAGGCCGTTCAACAGCAATATCTCGGCAAACTCGCCGTCGAAAACAACCAGGACCCGAACGCGGCAAATCCGCTGACGCTCGAAACGCGCTTTCGCTACAATCAAAATTTCGAAAGTGTCTTTGCCATCGTTCCTGGCGATATCGCGCTGCTTCTGGCGCTGATCCCTGCCATTTTGATGGCGCTCGCGGTGGTGCGCGAAAAGGAACTCGGCTCGATCACCAATCTCTATGTCACACCTTTGACGCGCCTCGAGTTTTTGGTCGGAAAGCAGCTCCCCTATGTCGGCATCGGTCTGGTGAACTTTCTGCTTTTATGCCTCATGGGCTATCTCGTCTTCGGTGTCGGGATCAAAGGCAGCTTTTTGACGCTGCTTGTCGGCGCCGCGATCTATCTCGTCGCGACGACCGGATTCGGCATGCTGGTCTCGTCGTTCTGTCAGACCCAGATCGCGGCCCTCTTCGGGACCGCGATTCTTACCATTCTGCCGGCGACCATGTTTTCCGGCATGCTGACGCCGGTGTCTTCGCTGACAGGCCTCCCGGCACTTTTGGGCCGCAGCTTTCCGATGAGCTATTTTTTCCCGATTAGCGTCGGTGTCTTCACCAAAGGCCTCGGCTTTGAGGAACTGCGCTCTTATTTCTTTGGGCTTTCTATTTTCGTCCCAGTCTTGATCGGCTTGAGTGTCATGCTGCTACATAAGCAGGAAAGCTGAGATGATGCACACACTTTCCAATATATATTGGCTGGGAACCAAGGAAATCCGCAGCTTCTTTCATGACTTCGTTTTGCTCGGCTTGGTGATTTATGCTTTCTCGCTTGCGATTTTCGCGCAGGCGCAAAGCAACGCACAAGAGGTTCACAATGCGTCGGTCGCCGTGCTCGATGAGGATC
The window above is part of the Methylovirgula sp. HY1 genome. Proteins encoded here:
- the rbbA gene encoding ribosome-associated ATPase/putative transporter RbbA, whose product is MNEWQGNVAILSGIALAYGKTAALDAIDLAIPAGIMVGFIGPDGVGKSSLLSLVAGARRIQEGYLTVLGEDMAAASHRREVCPQIAYMPQGLGRNLYADLSVRENIEFFGRLFGQAAAERDMRMRILLESTGLADFADRPAKNLSGGMRQKLGLCCSLIHDPDLLVLDEPTTGVDPLSRRQFWDLIAGMRVQRPRLSVLVATAYMEEAERFDWLVAMDAGRVLATGTPSELKAATDTSTLEDCFIALLPKERRQQRGFIAPQPLKADGEPVIVARDLTMRFGNFTAVDHVSFSIVRGEIFGFVGSNGSGKTTTMKMLTGLLPPTSGEALLFGQSIDVAAQEARSRVGYMSQSFSLYTELTVRQNLDLHAHLFQLPRALAEARIEALVADFGLVDYEDEEAGALPLGIRQRLSLAVAIVHEPEILILDEPTSGVDPIARDQFWEHLIDLSRRQRVTIFVSTHFMNEAARCDRIALMDAGRVLASGRPEDLVKSQNAKDLEEAFISYLEEANGRQTAPLDDARAEPPMRATKPTNFAARAGLALRRLSACTIKETLELLRDPIRMGFALLGTTFLMLIFGTGISFDVDNLSFAVLDWDNSHDSRAYLEELRGSRYFSEKAPLANEADMQRRLRSGDISAAIEIPPGFGRDLRRGRPTSIGAWIDGAMPFRAQTIRGYLEAVQQQYLGKLAVENNQDPNAANPLTLETRFRYNQNFESVFAIVPGDIALLLALIPAILMALAVVREKELGSITNLYVTPLTRLEFLVGKQLPYVGIGLVNFLLLCLMGYLVFGVGIKGSFLTLLVGAAIYLVATTGFGMLVSSFCQTQIAALFGTAILTILPATMFSGMLTPVSSLTGLPALLGRSFPMSYFFPISVGVFTKGLGFEELRSYFFGLSIFVPVLIGLSVMLLHKQES